A part of Helicobacter himalayensis genomic DNA contains:
- a CDS encoding cytochrome c oxidase, cbb3-type, CcoQ subunit — protein sequence MSEIGAFIVRFISEHANGLYTLCTLVCVVFLYGYIYHLYSSQKKGKRDYEKYADLALKDDLNDALIEPLENEKALKKGK from the coding sequence ATGAGCGAGATAGGTGCTTTTATTGTGAGATTTATTAGCGAGCATGCAAACGGGCTTTATACCCTTTGCACTCTTGTATGTGTGGTCTTTTTATATGGTTATATCTACCATTTGTATTCCTCGCAAAAAAAAGGCAAGCGCGATTATGAGAAATACGCGGATTTGGCATTAAAAGATGATTTAAATGATGCGCTCATCGAGCCATTAGAGAATGAAAAAGCCTTGAAAAAAGGTAAATAA
- the ccoP gene encoding cytochrome-c oxidase, cbb3-type subunit III: MQWLNLSDSVNALALLGAVVILILTAFIMALYLKKMKNARSEDETKLEHEWDGIGEFANNVPVGWLACFAGMIIWGFWYFFAGYPLKSFSQIGEYNQEVARYNAAYQKTWENLTQDQLQAMGLGIFQVQCSQCHGPSADGMEGKAQNLVLWGKEEGIIDVIRNGSSGLGYGMDEMSPLDSDTISDDDARAVAAYVMKEVSGVKSTRFENEVDRGREIFAEQCVACHGEDGKGLEGMAADLSLYGTTAFLQRVLENGKKGYIGIMPSFNYANFATTQEEALNAYIRSLSVE, from the coding sequence ATGCAATGGTTAAATTTATCAGATAGCGTAAATGCTTTAGCATTGCTAGGCGCGGTGGTGATTCTTATCCTTACAGCGTTCATCATGGCGTTGTATCTCAAAAAGATGAAAAACGCAAGAAGCGAAGATGAAACAAAGCTTGAGCACGAATGGGACGGCATAGGTGAGTTTGCAAATAATGTCCCTGTGGGTTGGTTGGCGTGTTTTGCCGGTATGATTATTTGGGGATTTTGGTATTTCTTTGCAGGCTACCCATTGAAATCTTTTTCACAAATTGGCGAATATAATCAAGAGGTGGCACGCTATAACGCAGCATACCAAAAAACTTGGGAGAATCTCACACAAGATCAGCTTCAGGCGATGGGGCTAGGCATTTTTCAAGTGCAATGCTCACAATGCCATGGACCAAGCGCAGATGGTATGGAAGGCAAAGCACAGAATCTCGTGCTTTGGGGCAAGGAAGAGGGCATCATTGATGTTATTAGAAATGGAAGTAGTGGCTTAGGCTATGGAATGGACGAAATGTCTCCTTTAGATTCAGATACTATAAGCGATGATGACGCAAGAGCAGTCGCAGCGTATGTGATGAAAGAAGTCTCTGGCGTGAAAAGCACAAGGTTTGAGAATGAAGTTGATAGAGGCAGAGAAATTTTTGCTGAACAATGTGTGGCTTGCCACGGCGAAGATGGCAAAGGCTTGGAAGGAATGGCAGCAGATTTGAGCCTTTATGGCACTACGGCATTTTTGCAACGCGTGCTTGAGAATGGTAAAAAAGGTTACATCGG